CCGTGCATCCGCCGGTGTGATCATCATCACCACCAAAAAAGGAAGGGGTGGAAAGCCTGTCTTCAATTTCAATACACAGAACACGGTAGGCACGGTGGCCAAGTACGTAGATGTGTTGTCCGCAGACCAGTTCCGGGCTTATGTAAATGCCAATGGCACCGCCACCTTCAAAGCATTGCTCGGGACGGCCAACACCAACTGGCAAAAACAGATCTATCAGACGGCACTGACCACGAGCGACAACTTCAGCGTCACCGGAAGGTCTGGATTCCTTCCTTACTCGGTGTCCGTGGGGTATCTCGGCCAAACAGGTATTTTGAAGACGGACGAACTGCAACGCGGAAACGTCTCCATCCACCTTACCCCTTCCTTTTTTGACGAGCACCTGAAGGTTGAATTGAATGTTACCGGCGCGCACACCCGGTCCAGGTTTGCCAACCAGGGCGCCATTGGATCCGCGGTAAGCTTTGACCCCACGCAGCCTGTGTATCAGGCGAACAGCTCCTTCGGCGGTTATTTCGAATGGCTCAAAGGCGGTCAGCTCAATGCCCTGGCCACGCGTAACCCGGTCGCCCTCCTGAAACAATACAATTCCATCGGTTATGCGGACAACAGCATCGGCAATGCCAAGCTCGACTATAAATTCCACGGCCTCCCCGAGCTCCACGCTATTCTCAACCTTGGGTACGACGTAGCCACGGGTCACGGAACCACGGACATTCCGGCAGACGCGGCCCAGGACTTTGCCCAAACACCCGGACCGGGTCTGCACAGCCGGTACAAGCAGAACAATACCTATACCATGAGCGAGTTCAGCCTTAACTATGTCAAGGACCTGCGCTCCATCAAAAGCAACATCAACGTGCTGGGCACGTATGGGTACTACAACACCCTGACGACCCCCTACAATTATGCCAGCATCGACGCCGCGAAAGACACGATTGCCAGCACGGTTCCGCTCTACCCGACGTCTCCGCAGGAACATACCCTGATCTCCTACATCGGGCGTGTCATCTATACGTACGATCAGAAGTATATCCTCACCGCTTCCATCCGCGACGACGGGTCCTCCCGTTTCTCCCCCCAAAACCGTTGGGGGACCTTCCCCGCCGTATCCGCGGCCTGGAGAGTCAGCCAGGAAAACTTCATGAGGTCCGTTCATTGGCTAACCGACCTGAAGCTGAGGGGCAGTTATGGTGTCACAGGGAACCAGGATGGCATCGGTAACTACGAGTACATTCCTTCCTACTATCTTTCCCAGAACGGGTCCCAGTATAAGTTCGGAAGCACGTATTACTATATGTATACGCCCTCGCCCTATTACTCCGGTCTGAAGTGGGAACAAACGACCTCTGCCAACGTCGGCCTTGACTTTGGTCTGTTCAACGGACGGTTGAGCGGCAGTGTAGAATACTATCATAAAAACATTTCCAACCTCCTGAATAACGTGTTTATCCCGGTTGGTTCCAACTTCACCAACCAGTTTACCATCAATATCGGGAGCATGATTGACGAAGGGGCGGAATTCACCCTGAACGCCATCCCGGTCAAGACGAAGGATCTTGAATGGAGCTTTAACTTCAACTTCGCTTACAACAAGAACAAGATCACCAAGCTCACCGCCAACCAGAACGACCCCACCTTTTACGGGGACCAGGTCGGCTCCATCGGGGGTGGTACCGGGAATACGATCCAGATCAATACCGTGGGCTACTCTGCCTATTCCTTTTATGTGTACCAACAGGTATACGGCAAGAACGGGAAACCGTTGGAAGGCGTATACGTCGACCGCAACCGTGACGGTGTGATCACGCCGTTTTCAGACCAGTACCACTACAAGTCGCCTTTTGCACCGGTCGTCCTGGGCTTTAGCACCGCCCTGGATTATAAGCGCTGGACCCTGAGCATCGTGGCCCGTGCCAATATCGGGAACTATGTATACGACAACGTGGATGCAGGTCTTGGCGTCACCCAGTACATCCAGAACCCGCTCCAGTTCCTGAGCAATGCCACCACTGACATTTACAACACGAACTTTTACGCAAACCAATATTTTTCAGACTACTACGTAAAGAACGCCTCCTTCCTGAAGGTGGACAACATCGGGCTGGGGTACAACTTCGGCAAGATTACCAAAAACATCAACCTCCGGTTGAATGCAAACTGCCAGAACGTATTCGTTATAACCAAGTATAAAGGGGTGGATCCGGAAGTCTATGGGGGCATAGACAACAACCTCTATCCCAGGCCAAGGAATTTCACGATTGGCGCAGCCCTGGGCTTCTAATTCATCGTAAATAATACCATAAAGAACTTCGAATATGAAAAACGGTTTTTTAACAATAGCAGTGATGTCGGCCCTGGGGGTAGGGACCTTGGTATCCTGTAACAAGGACCTGAACCGACAGCCGTATAACACCACAACGGCCTCCGAGGTGTTCAGTACGCCGGCGGGGGCCAAAGAGGCGCTGGCCAAAGTGTACGGCGCCTATGCCCTGACAGGCAGCAGCGGTTCCGCCAGCTCTGACCTGGGCGGGATTGACGCAGGTACGTCCGACTTTGTCCGTTTGCTATGGGACGCCGATGAGCTGTCCACAGACGAAGCGGTCTGTGCCTGGAATGACCCGGGAGTACCCGACTTCCACAATATGTCCTGGAATTCAAGCAATGTCATCCTGCTGGGACTTTATGCCCGTAGTATTTACCAGATCACGGTGGCCAACGCTTTCATCCAGCAGGCCTCAGCCGTCAAGGGCAAGTTTACCGGCAGCGACGCAACCGACCTCGCCAATTACGTCGCGGAGGCCCGTTTCCTGCGGGCGTTCCAATATTCGGAACTGATGGACCTTTTCGCCAACCCGCCCTTTGTAACGGACCAGGATCCGATCGGGTCTTATATACCCAAACAGATCAGCCGCTCCGATCTCTTTGCGTACGTGGAGTCCGAGCTCAAAAACCTGGACAGCACCAACGCCATGGTGGCCGCCGGTCATAATGAATACGGGCGTGCCGACCAGGGCTGCGTGTGGGCGCTCCTTGCGCGCGTATACCTGAACGCAGCCGTCTACACCGGCACCGCGCGGTATACGGACGCCATCACTTATTCCTCCAAGGTCATCAATTCAGGCGTGTATAAGTTGATGACGAAATATGCCAACCTCTTCGAGTCGGATAACAACCTTAACAATACGGAGCAGTTGCTCTCCATCTCCTACGATGGGATCAATACCCAGAACTATGGGGGGACGACCTTTATCATCAATGCGGCGATCGGAGGCTCTATGGTGCCCGCCAACTACGGGGTACCCGGCGGCGGATGGGGCGGTAACCGTGTAACGTCCAATATCCCGAACCTTTTCCCCGACCTGACCGGGACCGCGGATAAGCGTTCGATGTTTTATACCAGCGGACAGACGGAGGCCATCGCCGCCATCGGGACATTTACAAATGGTTTGGCGGTCACAAAATTCACCAACCTTACGTCCACCGGTGCCACGCCGGCCGGAGCCAGCGTTTATGCCTCCACCAGCTTCCCGCTTTTCCGCCTGGCAGAGCAATACCTGATCTATGCAGAGGCCGTGCTCCGCGGGGGCACAGGCGGCACCGCCGCCCAGGCCCTGGCAGACGTCAATACGGTCCGCGAAAGGGCCTATGGAGGTGTCTCGGGTGACCTGACCTCGCTGACCCTCCAGAATATCCTGGACGAAAGAGGCCGGGAATTGTATTGGGAATGTTTCCGCCGTACCGACCTGATCCGGTACGGGTTGTTTACTACCGGCAGTTACCTGTGGCCCTGGAAAGGAGGCGTCTCCTCCGGAACGGGTGTGGATGCGCACTACAACATCTTCCCCATCCCCGCCACGGACCTTAATGCCAACGGCAACCTCACCCAAAACCCCGGGTATTAATCCACGTAAAAGACGATTGTTATGAAAAGACAAATAAACAAGATCTGGTTCCTCGCGGGCGGCTGCCTCCTGGCCCTGGCTGCTTGCAAAAAGGACGAGGCTAAGGTATACCTGGAAAGTGGAACGCCGCCCGTGTTGTCGGCCAGC
This region of Dinghuibacter silviterrae genomic DNA includes:
- a CDS encoding SusC/RagA family TonB-linked outer membrane protein yields the protein MRLRQLLTTYVLPCLLLLFCSLGAFAQTRTVTGNVTDVNGVPVAGASVTVKGGKRGAVTDSSGNFRLTVPASATSVFITSIGYKAQEVLLTASGALMVHLQTGASELNDVVVIGYGTQQKKDLTGSISSVSSKDFQKGAITSPDQLIAGKVAGVSVTTSGGQPGNSSVIRIRGLASLNGNQDPLIVLDGVILPSIKNPDGTSTISGIADPLSLINPDDIENITVLKDASAAAIYGSRASAGVIIITTKKGRGGKPVFNFNTQNTVGTVAKYVDVLSADQFRAYVNANGTATFKALLGTANTNWQKQIYQTALTTSDNFSVTGRSGFLPYSVSVGYLGQTGILKTDELQRGNVSIHLTPSFFDEHLKVELNVTGAHTRSRFANQGAIGSAVSFDPTQPVYQANSSFGGYFEWLKGGQLNALATRNPVALLKQYNSIGYADNSIGNAKLDYKFHGLPELHAILNLGYDVATGHGTTDIPADAAQDFAQTPGPGLHSRYKQNNTYTMSEFSLNYVKDLRSIKSNINVLGTYGYYNTLTTPYNYASIDAAKDTIASTVPLYPTSPQEHTLISYIGRVIYTYDQKYILTASIRDDGSSRFSPQNRWGTFPAVSAAWRVSQENFMRSVHWLTDLKLRGSYGVTGNQDGIGNYEYIPSYYLSQNGSQYKFGSTYYYMYTPSPYYSGLKWEQTTSANVGLDFGLFNGRLSGSVEYYHKNISNLLNNVFIPVGSNFTNQFTINIGSMIDEGAEFTLNAIPVKTKDLEWSFNFNFAYNKNKITKLTANQNDPTFYGDQVGSIGGGTGNTIQINTVGYSAYSFYVYQQVYGKNGKPLEGVYVDRNRDGVITPFSDQYHYKSPFAPVVLGFSTALDYKRWTLSIVARANIGNYVYDNVDAGLGVTQYIQNPLQFLSNATTDIYNTNFYANQYFSDYYVKNASFLKVDNIGLGYNFGKITKNINLRLNANCQNVFVITKYKGVDPEVYGGIDNNLYPRPRNFTIGAALGF
- a CDS encoding RagB/SusD family nutrient uptake outer membrane protein → MKNGFLTIAVMSALGVGTLVSCNKDLNRQPYNTTTASEVFSTPAGAKEALAKVYGAYALTGSSGSASSDLGGIDAGTSDFVRLLWDADELSTDEAVCAWNDPGVPDFHNMSWNSSNVILLGLYARSIYQITVANAFIQQASAVKGKFTGSDATDLANYVAEARFLRAFQYSELMDLFANPPFVTDQDPIGSYIPKQISRSDLFAYVESELKNLDSTNAMVAAGHNEYGRADQGCVWALLARVYLNAAVYTGTARYTDAITYSSKVINSGVYKLMTKYANLFESDNNLNNTEQLLSISYDGINTQNYGGTTFIINAAIGGSMVPANYGVPGGGWGGNRVTSNIPNLFPDLTGTADKRSMFYTSGQTEAIAAIGTFTNGLAVTKFTNLTSTGATPAGASVYASTSFPLFRLAEQYLIYAEAVLRGGTGGTAAQALADVNTVRERAYGGVSGDLTSLTLQNILDERGRELYWECFRRTDLIRYGLFTTGSYLWPWKGGVSSGTGVDAHYNIFPIPATDLNANGNLTQNPGY